The following coding sequences are from one Hyphomicrobiales bacterium window:
- a CDS encoding YdiU family protein, whose translation MSDLSVSEFSPFPTYDTSYARLPSAFYAPVQPYGASAPQLLKLNAALAEVLGFSVDALDDDTAANMFAGNKIAEGSQPLAMAYAGHQFGGFNPGLGDGRALLLGEVIGTDGQRYDVQLKGSGQTPFSRQGDGRAALGPVLREYVMSEAMAALGIPTTRALAAITTGDPVLRERVLPGAMVTRVASSHLRVGTFEYAAFRGDTELLSALVDYALDRHGHEDDVDGPPALQLLHAVIDRQAKLIARWMGVGFIHGVMNTDNCTISGETIDYGPCAFMDGYNPAQVYSSIDHQGRYAFANQPPIAHWNMAVLAQALLPLIDAEEEQAVKAAQEAVDQFPVRFQDAYQGVMRRKLGLKETEDEDGALIRDLLQLMADAEADFTGTFRALSEAEADAAGFLTHLGSAGDPWLARWRERLGREAGSTEARRSIMRAANPAIIPRNHRVEAMIEAGLSGDFAPFHAMVEASAQPYEDAPLDGEGAALTRPPKPEEVVHATFCGT comes from the coding sequence ATGTCCGACCTATCCGTTTCTGAATTTTCGCCGTTTCCAACCTATGACACCAGCTACGCCCGGTTGCCGAGCGCGTTTTATGCGCCGGTGCAGCCCTATGGTGCCTCAGCGCCTCAACTGCTGAAGCTCAATGCAGCGCTTGCAGAGGTTTTGGGGTTCAGTGTCGATGCACTGGACGATGACACGGCAGCAAACATGTTTGCCGGGAACAAAATTGCCGAGGGATCCCAGCCGCTCGCTATGGCGTATGCCGGCCACCAATTTGGCGGCTTCAACCCAGGCCTTGGCGACGGGCGCGCGCTGCTTCTTGGCGAGGTGATCGGAACGGACGGCCAGCGTTATGATGTGCAGCTTAAAGGTTCCGGCCAAACACCCTTCTCGCGCCAAGGCGATGGACGAGCAGCGCTTGGACCGGTGCTGCGCGAGTACGTCATGAGCGAAGCCATGGCCGCGCTTGGTATCCCGACTACGCGCGCACTGGCGGCCATTACCACCGGAGATCCTGTGCTGCGTGAGCGCGTCCTTCCCGGCGCAATGGTGACACGCGTGGCATCCAGCCATTTGCGGGTTGGAACCTTTGAGTATGCCGCCTTTCGTGGCGACACCGAGCTTTTAAGTGCCTTGGTCGATTACGCCCTAGACCGGCATGGACACGAGGATGACGTTGACGGTCCCCCTGCCCTTCAGCTTTTGCACGCGGTGATCGATCGCCAAGCCAAGCTGATCGCCCGCTGGATGGGCGTCGGGTTCATCCATGGGGTCATGAACACCGACAATTGTACGATTTCCGGCGAGACCATCGATTATGGCCCATGCGCCTTCATGGATGGCTACAACCCGGCGCAGGTTTATAGCTCGATTGATCATCAGGGGCGTTACGCGTTCGCCAACCAGCCGCCAATCGCCCATTGGAACATGGCGGTCCTTGCCCAAGCGCTTTTGCCGTTGATCGATGCGGAGGAAGAGCAGGCAGTGAAAGCCGCTCAAGAGGCTGTCGATCAATTCCCTGTGCGGTTTCAAGACGCCTACCAGGGCGTGATGCGCCGAAAGCTTGGCCTGAAAGAAACTGAAGATGAGGATGGAGCGCTGATCCGCGATCTGTTGCAGCTCATGGCTGATGCGGAAGCCGATTTCACCGGTACGTTCCGGGCCCTTAGCGAGGCTGAAGCAGACGCTGCTGGCTTTCTCACCCACCTTGGCAGCGCAGGCGACCCATGGCTTGCCCGTTGGCGCGAGCGATTGGGACGTGAGGCAGGCAGTACCGAGGCGCGTCGATCGATTATGCGCGCGGCCAATCCAGCCATCATCCCACGCAATCACCGCGTCGAGGCGATGATCGAAGCCGGTCTATCTGGCGACTTTGCGCCTTTCCACGCGATGGTCGAAGCCTCGGCACAGCCTTATGAGGACGCGCCGCTTGACGGAGAAGGTGCGGCACTGACACGTCCGCCCAAGCCAGAAGAGGTCGTGCACGCAACGTTCTGTGGGACATAG
- a CDS encoding DUF4864 domain-containing protein — translation MSSSTNRVSNQHSRKAVALAASMREQALRTQRLILIGLAAFAACAFVMASVVQADESEPVEVPSATVEQMQAIISAQIDAFLAEDADAAYAYAAEPIKMRFPTASMFVRMVERGYPAVYAPQSFSFAAAALTPSGPAQQVEFVGEDGQVWRGLYTFAKEDDGQLLISGVFLRRQNERQI, via the coding sequence ATGTCGTCATCGACCAATCGTGTATCGAACCAGCATTCCCGAAAAGCCGTCGCCCTGGCTGCGTCGATGCGCGAGCAGGCCCTACGGACCCAGCGTCTGATCCTGATTGGCCTGGCGGCCTTTGCAGCCTGCGCCTTCGTGATGGCCAGCGTCGTGCAGGCTGACGAGTCGGAGCCGGTTGAGGTTCCTTCGGCCACCGTCGAGCAGATGCAGGCCATCATTTCTGCGCAGATCGACGCGTTTCTGGCTGAAGATGCAGACGCGGCCTATGCCTACGCCGCCGAACCGATCAAAATGCGCTTCCCGACCGCTTCGATGTTCGTGCGCATGGTGGAGCGCGGCTATCCAGCCGTCTACGCCCCGCAAAGCTTTTCCTTTGCTGCTGCGGCTTTGACACCTAGCGGCCCGGCACAACAGGTGGAATTTGTCGGCGAGGACGGTCAGGTCTGGCGGGGGCTCTACACCTTCGCTAAAGAAGACGATGGTCAATTGTTAATTTCGGGCGTGTTTCTTCGCCGCCAGAACGAGCGGCAGATTTAA
- a CDS encoding MFS transporter: MARHLLPLAALLLGSGFLFFAGGMNALLLPVRGGQEGFSTLSLGLLGTGWAFGFVTGCLVVSKLVARVGHIRSYSVMAALASLAVLTSLLLLTPYAWVPLRALSGFCFAGAAMIVESWLNEQVDSGSRGKVFGVYQMVNLTATTAGQMVLTLGDTRGYLFFVVAAMVYSLALIPTAVSSSRAPKPLVATKLNLKELWVNSPVAVVSVVLLGASNSAFGTLAAVYAGQVGLPLTLVALFVAMPVLASAVIQVPIGALSDRVDRRFVMIGMALLAILADILFITFVDPSPEFLIGFALMFGMAIFTLFPLAVAHANDHATPDSYVRTSGGLLLLFGLGSIVGPLMAGAAMGQFGPSGLFMVTLATHIGVLVYTIYRISRRASVAQDEKSHFAATPTARNTTPQTTALRTGDDVYFIEDEFHEVKW; this comes from the coding sequence ATGGCGCGCCATCTTCTCCCCCTAGCAGCCCTTCTTCTGGGGTCCGGATTCCTGTTTTTTGCCGGGGGCATGAACGCTCTCCTCTTGCCTGTTCGTGGCGGGCAAGAGGGATTTTCAACACTGTCCCTCGGTCTGCTTGGGACCGGTTGGGCCTTTGGATTCGTTACCGGCTGCCTGGTCGTTTCCAAGCTTGTGGCCCGCGTTGGTCACATCCGCTCCTACTCGGTGATGGCGGCACTGGCATCACTGGCCGTTTTGACGTCCTTGCTGTTGCTGACACCCTATGCCTGGGTGCCGCTTCGCGCGCTGTCGGGGTTCTGCTTTGCCGGCGCGGCGATGATCGTCGAAAGCTGGCTGAACGAGCAGGTCGATTCTGGGTCACGCGGTAAGGTTTTTGGCGTCTACCAGATGGTGAACCTTACCGCGACAACGGCTGGCCAGATGGTGCTGACCCTTGGCGATACGCGTGGCTACCTGTTCTTCGTGGTCGCTGCCATGGTCTACTCACTCGCGCTGATCCCGACCGCCGTCTCATCCTCGCGCGCGCCCAAGCCGCTGGTCGCCACCAAACTCAACTTGAAAGAGCTTTGGGTGAACTCTCCGGTGGCCGTGGTCTCGGTGGTGCTTCTTGGCGCCTCCAACAGTGCTTTTGGTACGCTTGCTGCCGTCTATGCCGGCCAAGTCGGCCTGCCGCTCACCTTGGTGGCGCTCTTCGTGGCGATGCCGGTGCTTGCAAGTGCCGTCATTCAAGTGCCGATCGGCGCACTATCCGACCGGGTGGACCGGCGCTTTGTGATGATCGGCATGGCCTTGCTTGCCATTTTGGCGGACATACTTTTCATCACCTTTGTCGACCCGTCGCCGGAGTTTCTCATCGGCTTTGCACTGATGTTCGGTATGGCGATCTTCACGCTGTTCCCGCTTGCGGTTGCCCACGCCAATGACCATGCGACACCCGACAGCTATGTGCGCACCTCTGGTGGATTGTTGCTGCTGTTTGGCCTGGGTTCAATCGTGGGGCCGTTGATGGCGGGTGCTGCCATGGGCCAGTTTGGCCCATCGGGACTGTTCATGGTGACGCTTGCCACCCATATCGGCGTGCTTGTTTATACGATCTACCGCATCTCGCGCCGCGCCAGCGTTGCGCAAGACGAAAAATCGCACTTTGCCGCGACGCCGACGGCGCGCAACACCACGCCACAGACCACGGCACTGCGCACCGGCGACGATGTCTATTTCATCGAAGACGAGTTTCACGAAGTGAAATGGTGA
- a CDS encoding peptidylprolyl isomerase, with translation MVVAIPNAVVAQSDGVPAAVADLDPQNVLVIEVSGGPIYVELLPGVAPQHVDRIKQLAREGFYDGVVFHRVIDGFMAQTGDPTGTGTGGSDYPDLAAEFSDIAYERGIVGMARTNDPNSANSQFFIMFGPAPSLNGQYTVFGRVVAGMDAVDSIKKGDTRRNGMVTDPDAMIRARLLSDLNG, from the coding sequence ATGGTTGTTGCCATACCCAATGCCGTGGTGGCGCAAAGTGACGGTGTTCCAGCTGCTGTCGCTGATCTTGACCCACAGAATGTGCTGGTCATCGAAGTTTCCGGTGGCCCGATCTATGTCGAGTTGCTACCGGGCGTAGCGCCGCAACATGTTGATCGCATCAAGCAATTGGCGCGTGAAGGGTTTTATGATGGCGTGGTGTTTCACCGCGTGATCGACGGCTTCATGGCGCAAACCGGTGATCCAACCGGCACCGGAACCGGCGGATCGGACTATCCTGATCTAGCAGCTGAGTTCTCCGACATCGCCTATGAGCGCGGTATTGTCGGCATGGCCCGCACCAACGACCCGAACAGTGCCAACTCGCAGTTCTTCATCATGTTTGGCCCTGCGCCCAGCCTCAACGGTCAGTACACCGTGTTTGGCCGCGTGGTGGCCGGCATGGATGCTGTCGATAGCATCAAAAAGGGTGATACCCGCCGCAACGGCATGGTAACCGACCCAGATGCCATGATCCGCGCACGCCTTCTGTCCGACCTCAACGGTTGA
- a CDS encoding SPOR domain-containing protein: protein MNPKDQRVALYGWGAGALVAIGAYVGAMQFYPAEPSAPLLATIQASDLGVDPIMTGSIGNAASQPMPDLPMPLQARLDSITMELAALRDALAAAQASTVSTNRRLTDMEQNLTFMTASISQPAGDASDQALPAAIGTMNAEAPEPRVILPSPTPVDGGAIAVSMRPLTVSTEADATMPMEESNPPAEEAAAGDLMAPTSEQPILAVSQTPFAIDIGGATTLEGIDALWMNHAERYAETLAELTPRILLQQTSNGALDLRLVAGPINDAADAAMLCAQLVAAGLERCLPAIFDGQQLALR from the coding sequence ATGAACCCCAAAGACCAGCGCGTTGCGCTATACGGCTGGGGCGCCGGCGCACTTGTGGCCATCGGTGCTTATGTTGGTGCCATGCAATTCTATCCCGCTGAGCCTTCCGCCCCGCTTTTGGCGACCATTCAAGCCAGTGATCTTGGCGTAGATCCGATCATGACGGGCTCGATCGGCAACGCCGCCAGCCAACCGATGCCCGACTTGCCGATGCCTCTGCAGGCTCGCCTTGATTCGATTACGATGGAACTGGCCGCGCTTCGCGACGCCCTTGCCGCCGCGCAGGCCTCAACGGTGAGCACCAATCGTCGCCTCACCGACATGGAGCAAAATCTCACCTTCATGACGGCAAGCATCAGCCAGCCTGCAGGAGATGCCAGTGATCAAGCTCTCCCGGCGGCCATTGGGACAATGAATGCCGAAGCACCAGAACCGCGCGTCATCTTGCCGTCACCGACACCCGTTGATGGCGGCGCGATCGCCGTTAGCATGCGTCCGCTCACGGTTAGCACCGAGGCAGACGCTACAATGCCGATGGAGGAGAGCAACCCACCCGCTGAAGAAGCGGCTGCTGGCGACTTGATGGCCCCGACCAGCGAGCAACCGATTCTTGCAGTCTCCCAAACGCCTTTTGCCATCGACATCGGCGGCGCAACGACGCTGGAAGGCATCGATGCCTTATGGATGAATCACGCTGAACGCTACGCCGAAACGCTCGCCGAACTAACGCCGCGCATCCTGCTGCAACAAACCAGCAACGGCGCGCTCGATCTTCGGCTGGTCGCAGGCCCAATCAATGACGCGGCCGATGCGGCCATGCTTTGTGCGCAGCTTGTCGCGGCGGGGCTTGAACGCTGCCTGCCAGCGATTTTTGACGGCCAGCAATTGGCTCTGCGCTAA
- the tgt gene encoding tRNA guanosine(34) transglycosylase Tgt: MSGSFAFKLSHTDGKARRGQITTPHGLVQTPAFMPVGTAGTVKAMYTDQVRDTGSDVVLGNVYHLMLRPTAERVARLGGLHTFMRWPHTILTDSGGFQIMSLGALRKLTEEGVTFKSHIDGAKHDLSPERSMEIQSLLGSDIQMQLDECLKLPAERSEVIRAMELSARWAERSKAKFEALGGPGKGQGLYGIVQGGTDIELRLQSAKLLTDIGFWGYSVGGLAVGEPQEEMLAVLDETCPALPEDKPRYLMGVGTPDDLVKAVARGIDMFDCVMPTRAGRHATAYTRFGKINLKNARHADDPRPLDEESECPAARDYSRAYLHHLVKTGESLGGMLLTWNNIAYYQDLMRGARYAIEAGSYADYLAACSEGWERGDLPEL; this comes from the coding sequence ATGAGCGGGTCCTTTGCCTTCAAGCTGTCTCACACCGACGGCAAAGCCCGTCGAGGGCAAATCACGACACCGCATGGTCTGGTGCAAACGCCTGCCTTCATGCCGGTCGGCACCGCGGGTACGGTAAAGGCTATGTACACCGATCAGGTCCGTGACACTGGCTCCGATGTCGTCCTCGGCAACGTTTACCACCTGATGCTGCGGCCGACCGCTGAGCGCGTCGCACGCCTTGGTGGATTGCACACCTTCATGCGTTGGCCCCACACGATCCTCACAGACTCCGGCGGCTTCCAGATCATGTCCCTTGGTGCCCTACGCAAGCTCACCGAAGAGGGGGTGACGTTCAAGTCGCACATTGATGGCGCCAAGCATGATCTTTCGCCTGAGCGGTCTATGGAGATCCAATCGCTGCTCGGCTCCGACATCCAAATGCAGCTGGACGAATGCCTGAAACTGCCGGCAGAACGGTCTGAAGTGATCCGGGCGATGGAGCTCTCTGCGCGATGGGCCGAGAGGTCCAAAGCTAAGTTTGAGGCGTTGGGCGGGCCCGGCAAGGGTCAGGGGCTCTACGGCATCGTGCAGGGCGGCACCGATATCGAATTGCGTCTGCAATCGGCTAAGCTGCTGACCGACATCGGGTTTTGGGGCTATTCGGTCGGCGGGTTGGCCGTCGGCGAACCGCAAGAGGAGATGCTCGCGGTACTTGATGAGACCTGCCCGGCGCTGCCGGAGGACAAGCCGCGCTATCTTATGGGCGTTGGGACGCCTGACGATTTGGTGAAGGCGGTCGCCCGGGGGATCGACATGTTCGACTGCGTTATGCCGACCCGCGCCGGGCGCCACGCTACCGCCTACACACGTTTCGGCAAGATCAATCTAAAGAATGCTCGTCACGCCGACGATCCAAGACCGCTGGATGAGGAAAGCGAATGCCCGGCGGCAAGGGACTATTCACGCGCCTATTTGCACCATTTGGTCAAAACCGGCGAGTCGCTCGGCGGCATGCTGCTGACCTGGAACAACATCGCCTATTATCAGGACCTAATGCGCGGTGCGCGCTATGCCATTGAGGCAGGATCTTATGCCGATTATCTCGCCGCTTGCTCAGAAGGCTGGGAGCGCGGAGATTTGCCTGAGCTCTGA
- a CDS encoding D-amino-acid transaminase: MIAADDPRIAYVNGDFVPLAEAKISVLDRGFLFADGVYEVTAVIGGKLVDHPGHLARLERSLGEIEMDHPVPLNTLTDLELELARRNNLDEGGIYLQVTRGAAERDFAYPKDTVPTLVMFTQSKKLVDDPRAETGIEVITTPDLRWKRRDIKSVAMIAQTIAKQEAAKVGASEAIMVEDGVVTEGSSSTVWLVKDGKLITRQLSNSVLPGITRKSVLALCKEQGFEVEERTYTVEELHQADEVFLTAATSLVVPIVKVDDRVMSNGAPGATSVRLRELYLDMARKTAVG; encoded by the coding sequence ATGATCGCCGCAGATGATCCCCGCATTGCCTATGTGAACGGCGATTTCGTGCCCTTGGCGGAGGCAAAGATCTCCGTTCTCGACCGGGGGTTTCTGTTCGCGGACGGCGTTTATGAGGTGACAGCGGTGATCGGCGGCAAATTGGTCGATCATCCCGGGCATCTGGCACGGCTGGAACGCTCGCTGGGCGAAATTGAGATGGATCATCCGGTACCGCTCAACACACTGACCGATCTGGAACTGGAGTTGGCACGGCGCAACAATTTGGATGAAGGCGGCATCTATTTGCAGGTGACCCGCGGCGCTGCGGAGCGCGATTTTGCTTATCCAAAGGACACCGTCCCGACACTGGTCATGTTCACCCAATCGAAGAAGCTCGTCGATGACCCGCGCGCCGAGACCGGTATTGAGGTGATCACGACGCCCGACCTGCGCTGGAAGCGCCGCGATATCAAATCGGTGGCCATGATCGCGCAAACCATTGCCAAACAGGAGGCCGCCAAGGTCGGCGCCTCTGAGGCGATCATGGTCGAAGACGGAGTGGTAACGGAAGGCTCATCGTCCACGGTTTGGCTGGTGAAAGACGGCAAGTTGATCACCCGGCAGCTATCCAATTCGGTTCTGCCAGGAATCACCCGCAAATCGGTTCTTGCACTCTGCAAGGAGCAGGGCTTTGAAGTTGAGGAGCGGACCTACACCGTCGAGGAGCTTCATCAAGCAGACGAAGTGTTCCTGACCGCCGCGACGAGCCTTGTCGTGCCGATTGTCAAAGTGGACGACCGGGTGATGTCGAACGGTGCGCCAGGCGCCACATCGGTCCGACTGCGTGAACTCTATCTCGATATGGCGCGCAAAACAGCCGTTGGCTAA
- a CDS encoding peptidylprolyl isomerase, protein MADSDTILLDTSKGEVKIKLRPDLAPNHVERIKTLVSEGFYDGVVFHRVIDGFMAQGGDPTGTGMGGSKLPDLKQEFSSEPHVRGVCSMARSANPDSANSQFFICFGDASFLDGQYTVWGEVIEGMENVDQFARGEPVRNPDQINTAKLV, encoded by the coding sequence ATGGCCGATTCCGACACAATTCTGCTCGACACCTCCAAAGGTGAGGTCAAAATCAAACTGCGTCCCGATCTGGCGCCCAACCATGTCGAGCGCATCAAGACGCTGGTCAGCGAAGGGTTTTACGATGGCGTGGTTTTTCACCGCGTGATCGACGGCTTCATGGCGCAGGGCGGCGACCCGACTGGTACGGGTATGGGTGGCTCAAAACTTCCGGACCTGAAACAAGAATTTTCCAGTGAGCCGCATGTGCGCGGCGTCTGCTCCATGGCGCGTTCGGCCAATCCGGACAGCGCAAACTCGCAGTTCTTTATCTGCTTTGGCGATGCCAGCTTTCTCGATGGCCAGTACACCGTTTGGGGTGAAGTCATTGAAGGCATGGAGAATGTTGATCAGTTCGCCCGCGGTGAGCCGGTCCGTAATCCCGACCAGATCAACACCGCCAAACTGGTCTAA
- the glmU gene encoding bifunctional UDP-N-acetylglucosamine diphosphorylase/glucosamine-1-phosphate N-acetyltransferase GlmU, which produces MSSSTTTNAQAIILAAGEGTRMQSSLPKVLHKVGHLPLVAHVMEAASAAGLTHPRLVLGHGRDQVEADLRGRGYAFDVAEQKERLGTGHAVMMVRDAGHMPEGPVMVLLGDAPLIRPELITGALEKLEAGADVVVVGFEAENPTGYGRLITSGDDLIAIVEEKEASPEQRQNMLCNSGLMAFSSGTLAPVLADIRDNNAKGEFYLTDAIAIARKAGKTVTYTLADETDLAGVNNRAELAAIESEFQQRRRHQLMLSGVTMQAPETVMLAHDTQIAADVTLEPNIVFGSGVTIETGATIHAFSHLEGAHIASGASIGPFARLRPGAQIGEAAKVGNFCEVKKADIAAGAKVNHLSYIGDATVGEKANIGAGTITCNYDGKNKHQTTIGKDTFIGSNSSLVAPVTVEEGGYVGSGSVITKTVPSGDLAIARGRQVNLKGRAPRK; this is translated from the coding sequence ATGTCATCTTCCACCACTACGAATGCCCAGGCCATCATCCTCGCCGCCGGGGAGGGCACGCGCATGCAGTCTTCCTTGCCGAAGGTGCTGCATAAGGTGGGGCACCTTCCGCTGGTCGCCCATGTGATGGAAGCGGCGTCTGCTGCCGGTCTCACCCATCCAAGGTTGGTGCTTGGTCATGGCCGTGATCAGGTGGAGGCTGACCTGCGTGGACGTGGTTATGCCTTTGATGTTGCAGAGCAAAAAGAGCGTCTGGGCACAGGCCACGCGGTTATGATGGTGCGCGATGCAGGTCATATGCCTGAAGGCCCCGTGATGGTCTTGCTTGGCGATGCGCCGCTCATCAGGCCCGAACTCATTACCGGCGCGCTGGAGAAGCTTGAAGCCGGCGCGGACGTGGTGGTCGTGGGGTTCGAGGCCGAAAACCCCACAGGATACGGGCGTTTGATCACGTCGGGCGATGATTTGATCGCCATTGTGGAGGAAAAAGAGGCCAGTCCGGAACAACGCCAGAATATGCTCTGCAATTCCGGACTAATGGCCTTTTCGTCTGGAACACTGGCCCCCGTTCTGGCCGACATTCGCGACAACAATGCCAAGGGCGAGTTCTATCTGACCGACGCTATCGCGATTGCGCGCAAGGCCGGAAAAACCGTCACCTACACGCTCGCCGATGAGACCGATCTTGCCGGCGTTAACAATCGCGCCGAGCTTGCCGCTATCGAATCAGAGTTCCAGCAGCGCAGACGACACCAACTCATGCTGTCCGGCGTCACGATGCAGGCGCCGGAGACGGTGATGTTGGCCCATGACACGCAGATCGCCGCCGATGTCACGCTGGAACCCAACATCGTGTTTGGATCCGGCGTTACCATTGAAACTGGCGCCACCATCCACGCTTTCAGCCACCTGGAAGGCGCGCACATTGCAAGTGGCGCGTCGATTGGGCCGTTTGCGCGGTTACGACCAGGCGCGCAGATCGGCGAGGCGGCCAAGGTTGGCAATTTCTGCGAGGTCAAAAAGGCTGACATCGCCGCCGGCGCCAAGGTCAACCACCTCTCCTACATCGGCGATGCGACAGTCGGCGAAAAAGCCAACATTGGCGCTGGCACCATCACCTGCAATTACGATGGCAAAAACAAGCACCAAACAACCATTGGCAAGGACACCTTTATCGGCTCCAACTCCTCACTGGTTGCCCCGGTCACCGTGGAAGAGGGCGGCTATGTGGGGTCGGGCAGTGTGATCACCAAGACCGTGCCGAGCGGCGATCTGGCGATTGCGCGGGGCCGCCAAGTCAATCTGAAGGGTCGTGCGCCCAGAAAATAG
- the queA gene encoding tRNA preQ1(34) S-adenosylmethionine ribosyltransferase-isomerase QueA, producing the protein MRVDAFDFELPDERIALHPADPRDSARLLQVGADGGLSDHIVRDLPSLLRSGDLLVLNRTRVIPAQLAGKRTRPGAEVLPVSVTLVEAQDDDQLRWKAMARPGKRLKPGDRLDFPADGPPQLSCTVDSKGEDGLIALTFDGDAQSFANGLNAIGMPPLPPYIAAKRGYLEADKDDYQTVYAETEGSVAAPTAGLHFTDRLFKELDQAGIARAFVTLHVGMGTFLPVKADDTDSHTMHAEWGEITPDVAEAINKARAAGGRIIAVGTTSLRILESAASDDRTLNPFQGETDIFITPGYRFKAIDALMTNFHLPRSTLFMLVSALCGLDHMKAAYTHAIDTGYRFYSYGDGSLLWKADHQDAQA; encoded by the coding sequence ATGCGGGTTGACGCTTTCGACTTTGAGCTTCCTGACGAACGGATCGCGCTGCATCCAGCCGATCCGCGCGATAGCGCACGCCTATTGCAGGTCGGCGCCGATGGCGGGCTTAGCGATCACATCGTTCGCGACTTGCCGAGTCTCCTTCGCTCGGGCGACCTTTTGGTCCTCAACCGGACCCGTGTGATCCCGGCCCAGCTTGCCGGCAAGCGAACGCGCCCAGGGGCTGAGGTGCTGCCGGTCTCGGTCACGCTGGTTGAGGCCCAGGATGACGATCAGTTGCGCTGGAAAGCGATGGCCCGGCCCGGCAAACGCCTAAAACCGGGTGATCGATTGGACTTTCCAGCCGATGGGCCGCCACAGCTTTCCTGCACCGTTGATTCCAAGGGAGAGGATGGGCTGATCGCGCTCACTTTTGATGGCGATGCTCAGTCTTTTGCCAATGGGTTGAATGCAATCGGCATGCCGCCGCTTCCGCCTTACATAGCGGCCAAACGTGGGTACCTGGAAGCTGACAAGGACGACTACCAGACGGTCTATGCGGAAACCGAAGGCTCGGTCGCTGCACCAACGGCTGGGCTCCATTTCACCGATAGGCTTTTCAAGGAACTTGACCAGGCTGGCATCGCTCGCGCATTCGTGACGCTGCATGTCGGCATGGGAACGTTCCTGCCGGTCAAAGCCGACGATACCGATAGTCACACCATGCACGCCGAGTGGGGCGAGATCACGCCGGATGTCGCCGAAGCCATCAATAAGGCGCGCGCGGCAGGCGGGCGCATCATCGCGGTCGGCACGACCAGTTTGCGGATATTGGAAAGCGCGGCGTCCGACGACCGAACCCTCAACCCTTTTCAAGGCGAGACAGACATCTTCATCACGCCTGGCTACCGGTTCAAAGCGATCGATGCCCTGATGACGAACTTTCACCTGCCACGGTCGACGCTTTTCATGCTCGTCTCGGCGCTTTGTGGATTAGACCATATGAAGGCCGCCTACACGCATGCCATCGACACAGGATATCGCTTTTATTCTTATGGCGATGGCTCGCTGCTTTGGAAGGCCGACCATCAGGATGCCCAAGCATGA
- the coaD gene encoding pantetheine-phosphate adenylyltransferase, with protein sequence MKRIALFPGSFDPITNGHVDVIRAGLALADEVLVAIGQNPSKKPLLSLEKRQDLIAAIAADLGGEGRVHTMAFSGLLIDVARDYGASVVLRGLRDGADFDYEMQMAGMNATMAPALETVFVPARPANRHVTATLVRQIAGMGGDISPFVPEPVRAALAEAL encoded by the coding sequence ATGAAGCGGATCGCCCTATTCCCTGGATCCTTCGATCCAATCACCAATGGCCATGTGGACGTGATCCGCGCTGGCCTCGCCTTGGCGGACGAGGTGCTTGTCGCTATCGGTCAAAATCCGAGCAAAAAGCCGCTGTTGTCCCTTGAAAAGCGCCAAGACCTGATTGCTGCCATCGCCGCCGATCTTGGTGGCGAGGGCCGGGTTCACACGATGGCTTTTTCAGGTCTGCTCATCGATGTCGCGCGCGACTATGGCGCGTCAGTGGTGCTACGCGGACTGCGCGATGGAGCAGATTTTGACTATGAGATGCAGATGGCCGGTATGAACGCGACCATGGCGCCAGCGCTTGAGACGGTCTTTGTGCCAGCGCGCCCTGCCAACCGCCATGTTACGGCCACGCTCGTGCGACAGATCGCCGGAATGGGTGGCGATATCAGCCCCTTTGTGCCAGAACCCGTGCGCGCCGCCCTTGCTGAAGCGCTTTAG